The Papaver somniferum cultivar HN1 chromosome 3, ASM357369v1, whole genome shotgun sequence genome includes a region encoding these proteins:
- the LOC113356658 gene encoding QWRF motif-containing protein 2-like, which yields MVAAITATASTTTHQTPKQEESTTRRATIGTTNRSSNPTRPPLLPSERDNGLTSIASRRPKSKEITSRYLSSAASNSTSSSSSSFSSSRRCPSPSTTTTTTTSSTSSTTTVTMTPLSGLKRSQSVDRRRPIAPRPTTPLPDSRPNTSSSSKILFTSTRSLSVSFQGESFSLPISKTKSTPQPNNFLSNGRKSTPERRKSTTTPMRDKVNGERDQVENSKPSDQHRWPARTRQVNPLTRSMDCTVEKKKIFGSGTSVVHGGGFNLNQSMIDETRRASFDCRLNNNAELLKSVRVAIDDSSNSVNGSVAPSDPTASASDSDSVSSGSNSGAQECGGIYKGRGLSRGVSVPARFWQETNSRLRRLHDPGSPLPSTPTSSRTMPQSKVFPARKSFTDSPISSPRPGTINRAMSSPIRGSARPASPSRVMTPSTSSPSRGMLSPARIRNAVGGTMSNQPINSPSILSFAADVRRGKMGETRVVDAHLLRLLYNRSLQWRFVNARSDTALLVQKITAERNLYNAWVTMSELRDSVTVKRIKLQLRRQNLKLTSILKGQMTYMEEWALLDRDHSSSLSGATEALKASTLRLPVVGGARADIQNVKDAVGSAVDVMQAMASSICYLLSKVEEVNSLVAELANVSSQERALLDQCKDLMSTLAAMQVKECSLRTHLLQLKRLPATSLTTPV from the exons ATGGTGGCTGCCATTACTGCTACAGCTTCAACAACAACACATCAAACCCCAAAACAAGAAGAATCAACAACAAGAAGAGCAACAATAGGTACAACAAATCGTTCATCAAATCCAACAAGACCGCCATTATTACCTTCAGAAAGAGATAATGGACTTACTTCTATTGCATCAAGAAGACCTAAATCTAAAGAAATCACTTCTAGGTATTTATCTTCTGCTGCTTCAAATtctacttcttcatcttcttcctcattttCATCATCAAGAAGATGCCCATCTCCATCTACCACTACTACCACTACCACTAGCAgtacatcatcaacaacaacggtGACGATGACACCATTATCAGGTCTCAAGAGGTCACAATCTGTAGATAGAAGAAGACCTATTGCACCGAGACCTACTACGCCTCTTCCTGATTCAAGACCTAACACTTCCTCTTCTTCAAAGATTTTGTTTACTTCAACGAGGAGTTTATCAGTTTCATTTCAAGGGGAATCATTTTCTTTACCAATTAGTAAAACTAAATCAACTCCACAACCGAATAATTTTTTGAGTAATGGAAGGAAATCTACACCGGAGAGGAGAAAATCTACCACTACACCCATGAGAGATAAAGTTAATGGAGAAAGAGATCAGGTGGAGAACTCTAAACCTAGTGATCAACATCGATGGCCTGCTAGAACTAGACAAGTAAATCCTTTAACTAGAAGTATGGATTGTactgttgagaagaagaagatcttTGGATCTGGGACTTCAGTTGTTCATGGTGGAGGATTTAATTTGAACCAATCAATGATTGATGAAACTAGAAGGGCATCTTTTGATTGTAGATTAAACAATAATGCTGAGTTATTAAAATCTGTTCGAGTTGCAATTGATGATTCTTCCAATTCAGTTAATGGATCTGTTGCTCCTTCTGATCCCACGGCTTCTGCTTCTGATTCAGATAGTGTTTCGTCTGGTAGTAACTCTGGGGCACAAGAATGTGGTGGAATATATAAAGGGAGAGGGTTGTCCCGTGGAGTTAGTGTTCCAGCTAGGTTTTGGCAAGAAACTAATAGCAGATTGCGTAGATTACATGACCCTGGTTCTCCATTACCATCTACACCTACAAGTTCTAGAACAATGCCGCAGTCTAAGGTTTTTCCGGCACGAAAGTCCTTCACAGACAGCCCTATTTCGTCTCCAAGACCCGGTACTATTAATAGAGCAATGTCATCACCAATACGAGGCTCTGCGCGCCCTGCTTCACCTAGTAGGGTTATGACGCCCTCTACATCTTCTCCCTCAAGGGGAATGCTTAGTCCAGCTAGAATAAGAAATGCAGTTGGAGGAACTATGAGTAATCAACCTATTAATTCACCTTCTATTTTAAGTTTTGCTGCTGATGTTAGGAGAGGTAAAATGGGAGAGACCCGAGTTGTTGATGCACACCTCTTGAGGCTTTTGTATAATAGAAGTTTGCAATGGCGGTTTGTAAATGCAAGAAGCGACACAGCTTTACTGGTGCAGAAAATCACAGCAGAG AGAAATCTTTATAATGCATGGGTCACCATGTCAGAATTGCGTGATTCTGTGACAGTTAAAAGGATCAAACTACAACTGCGGAGGCAGAATTTGAAGCTAACTTCTATCCTCAAGGGACAG ATGACTTACATGGAAGAGTGGGCTCTTTTAGACAGAGATCACTCTAGTTCTTTATCAGGAGCCACTGAAGCTCTTAAAGCTAGCACTCTTCGTCTTCCCGTTGTTGGAGGAGCAAGG GCTGATATTCAGAATGTCAAAGATGCTGTAGGGTCAGCAGTTGACGTGATGCAGGCTATGGCATCCTCAATATGCTATTTATTGTCAAAG gtGGAAGAAGTGAATTCTTTAGTCGCCGAACTTGCCAATGTGAGCTCACaagagcgtgctttgcttgatcaatGCAAAGATCTCATGTCTACTCTAGCAGCCATGCAG GTGAAGGAATGTAGCCTGAGAACACATCTATTACAGCTAAAACGTCTACCAGCAACAAGTCTGACAACTCCAGTATAG
- the LOC113361407 gene encoding uncharacterized protein LOC113361407 yields MKFGGSQPTGTPSLAMSTVVIVASLLAGASVVHNIYKPDLTLPPMEKDDDDKMKTKNTNTPGQPKKD; encoded by the exons ATGAAATTTGGCGGGAGTCAACCAACTGGAACACCATCACTTGCAATGTCGACTGTTGTGATTGTTGCATCGCTTCTTGCTGGTGCATCTGTAGTTCACAACATCTACAAGCCTGATCTT ACATTGCCACCGATGGAGAAGGATGATGATGACAAAATGAAGACTAAGAATACTAATACTCCAGGTCAACCCAAGAAAGATTAA